From Thamnophis elegans isolate rThaEle1 chromosome 12, rThaEle1.pri, whole genome shotgun sequence, one genomic window encodes:
- the LAMP2 gene encoding lysosome-associated membrane glycoprotein 2 isoform X2: MDPPRFRFRPPFFYGCLLLLPLLLDSLVVFQTYAVDLEVKDDLNVSCLFAKWMVKFSLDYEGTDETKTSTFMLPEDLSYMGTSCGNDTSDPVLSIEFGDGNSWTIRFTKTKDTYQGVITFVYNTGDSKFFPDAKRKERITVVANFPANPVPLNTVFTCDTEDIVKSGDVTQTFQSVTLQTFLQDGHLSSQKTLCDNDMIASTVPAVSRSILLAAGSPESNATEAPSPTVQPEEKPALGSYTVKSGPVTCILANMGLQLNITQQAPTIINFNPNSTVASGNCGKTTAVLRLSDGNNKVDFLFAVKNSTSSEKFYLKGVDITLTDSPNANTSASNHTLNNWETTMGNSYLCRKEESIFVSPGYKINIFDLKIQPFGVEEGQFSAAEDCTPAVNNVFVPLLMAIALVGLVWLVVMAYCTKVRHRAGYRHI, from the exons ATGGACCCGCCTCGGTTTCGCTTCCGACCGCCGTTCTTCTACGGCTGTCTTCTCCTCCTGCCCCTGCTGCTCGACAGCCTGG TTGTTTTCCAGACCTATGCGGTAGATTTGGAGGTGAAAGATGACTTGAACGTGTCTTGTCTCTTTGCAAAATGGATGGTGAAATTCTCTCTAGACTACGAAGGAACCGATGAAACT AAAACGTCTACGTTTATGCTCCCGGAAGACCTGAGCTACATGGGGACCTCCTGCGGGAATGACACCTCGGACCCCGTCCTTTCCATCGAGTTTGGGGACGGGAATTCTTGGACCATCCGTTTTACGAAGACCAAAGACACTTATCAAGGAGTCATCACTTTTGTCTATAACACCGGAGACTCGAAGTTCTTTCCGGATGCTAAACGGAAAG AACGAATAACCGTTGTGGCCAATTTTCCTGCCAACCCAGTTCCGCTAAATACGGTGTTTACTTGTGACACTGAGGACATAGTGAAAAGTGGCGATGTCACCCAGACGTTCCAAAGTGTAACTCTGCAAACTTTCCTTCAAGATGGACACTTGAGTAGCCAGA AGACTCTGTGTGATAACGACATGATAGCGTCCACTGTCCCTGCAGTCAGCCGATCCATCCTCTTGGCCGCTGGCAGTCCAGAGTCAAATGCCACAGAAGCGCCATCTCCTACCGTCCAGCCAGAGGAGAAACCTGCTTTAGGAAGCTACACCGTCAAATCTGGCCCGGTTACTTGCATTTTGGCAAACATGGGTTTGCAACTGAACATCACCCAGCAG GCTCCCACAATTATCAACTTCAATCCAAACAGCACAGTGGCCTCTGGTAATTGTGGCAAGACAACCGCTGTGCTTCGGTTGAGTGACGGAAACAATAAGGTTGATTTTCTCTTTGCTGTG AAAAATTCTACCTCGTCGGAAAAATTCTATCTGAAAGGAGTGGATATCACTCTGACGGACTCGCCAAATG CTAACACTTCGGCCTCAAATCACACCCTCAACAACTGGGAAACAACCATGGGGAACTCCTACCTTTGCCGGAAAGAAGAATCGATCTTTGTGAGCCCTGGCTATAAAATAAACATCTTTGATTTAAAGATCCAGCCATTTGGAGTGGAAGAAGGGCAATTCTCAGCAG CTGAAGATTGCACCCCAGCGGTCAACAACGTCTTTGTGCCACTCCTGATGGCAATAGCCTTGGTAGGCTTAGTTTGGCTGGTGGTGATGGCATATTGTACCAAAGTTCGGCATCGTGCTGGCTATAGACATATCTAG
- the LAMP2 gene encoding lysosome-associated membrane glycoprotein 2 isoform X1 — protein MDPPRFRFRPPFFYGCLLLLPLLLDSLVVFQTYAVDLEVKDDLNVSCLFAKWMVKFSLDYEGTDETKTSTFMLPEDLSYMGTSCGNDTSDPVLSIEFGDGNSWTIRFTKTKDTYQGVITFVYNTGDSKFFPDAKRKERITVVANFPANPVPLNTVFTCDTEDIVKSGDVTQTFQSVTLQTFLQDGHLSSQKTLCDNDMIASTVPAVSRSILLAAGSPESNATEAPSPTVQPEEKPALGSYTVKSGPVTCILANMGLQLNITQQAPTIINFNPNSTVASGNCGKTTAVLRLSDGNNKVDFLFAVKNSTSSEKFYLKGVDITLTDSPNANTSASNHTLNNWETTMGNSYLCRKEESIFVSPGYKINIFDLKIQPFGVEEGQFSAAGECLLDDDTVLIPIVVGAALAGLVVIIVTTYLIGRRKTYVGYQTL, from the exons ATGGACCCGCCTCGGTTTCGCTTCCGACCGCCGTTCTTCTACGGCTGTCTTCTCCTCCTGCCCCTGCTGCTCGACAGCCTGG TTGTTTTCCAGACCTATGCGGTAGATTTGGAGGTGAAAGATGACTTGAACGTGTCTTGTCTCTTTGCAAAATGGATGGTGAAATTCTCTCTAGACTACGAAGGAACCGATGAAACT AAAACGTCTACGTTTATGCTCCCGGAAGACCTGAGCTACATGGGGACCTCCTGCGGGAATGACACCTCGGACCCCGTCCTTTCCATCGAGTTTGGGGACGGGAATTCTTGGACCATCCGTTTTACGAAGACCAAAGACACTTATCAAGGAGTCATCACTTTTGTCTATAACACCGGAGACTCGAAGTTCTTTCCGGATGCTAAACGGAAAG AACGAATAACCGTTGTGGCCAATTTTCCTGCCAACCCAGTTCCGCTAAATACGGTGTTTACTTGTGACACTGAGGACATAGTGAAAAGTGGCGATGTCACCCAGACGTTCCAAAGTGTAACTCTGCAAACTTTCCTTCAAGATGGACACTTGAGTAGCCAGA AGACTCTGTGTGATAACGACATGATAGCGTCCACTGTCCCTGCAGTCAGCCGATCCATCCTCTTGGCCGCTGGCAGTCCAGAGTCAAATGCCACAGAAGCGCCATCTCCTACCGTCCAGCCAGAGGAGAAACCTGCTTTAGGAAGCTACACCGTCAAATCTGGCCCGGTTACTTGCATTTTGGCAAACATGGGTTTGCAACTGAACATCACCCAGCAG GCTCCCACAATTATCAACTTCAATCCAAACAGCACAGTGGCCTCTGGTAATTGTGGCAAGACAACCGCTGTGCTTCGGTTGAGTGACGGAAACAATAAGGTTGATTTTCTCTTTGCTGTG AAAAATTCTACCTCGTCGGAAAAATTCTATCTGAAAGGAGTGGATATCACTCTGACGGACTCGCCAAATG CTAACACTTCGGCCTCAAATCACACCCTCAACAACTGGGAAACAACCATGGGGAACTCCTACCTTTGCCGGAAAGAAGAATCGATCTTTGTGAGCCCTGGCTATAAAATAAACATCTTTGATTTAAAGATCCAGCCATTTGGAGTGGAAGAAGGGCAATTCTCAGCAG CGGGAGAATGTTTGCTGGATGATGACACTGTTCTAATCCCAATTGTAGTTGGAGCCGCCCTGGCGGGTTTGGTTGTGATCATAGTGACCACTTATTTAATTGGCCGAAGGAAAACATACGTGGGCTACCAAACTCTGTAG